GAGGCCGCCCTCGACGAGCTCCTCGTAGACGATGTCGGTGGCCTCGAGGCCGAACTGCGCGCGCGCGTCGGGGTGGTCGTCGATCTTCGCGAGGATCGCGGGCAGCTGGATCTCGGCGGCGACCTCGACGCCCGTGAGCGGCGCCGTGATGGGCTCGGGCTCCGGCGTCGGCGTGGGGGTGGGGGTCGGCGTCTCGCTGTCGCTGGGGCTCGGCGATGCCGACGGCTCCGGATCGCCGCCGCAGGCCGTCAGGAGACCGGCAGCGACCATGAGGATCGCGACGGTGCGGGTGGCTCGAGATGCTCGCATGCGCGACAGACTAGAGGCCGCCGTGCGCGCTCAGCGGCGTGGCTCGCCGGGCACGACCTCACGCGCCTGCGGCCGCTCGCCGCCGTCGAGGTCGAAGTCGACTCGCTGGCCCTCGGCGAGCACGCGGAACCCGTCCATGCGGATGTCGCGGTAGTGCACGAAGACCTCGGCGGCGGACTCGTCGACGACGATGAACCCGAAGCCCTTCTCGCGATCGAACCACTTCACCGTGCCGCTAGGCATCCGCCGTCTCCTCCACCTCGCCGAGTCGTCCGGGGAGACTACAAGGCGCCCCTGGGGGACAGATGGGGGTGGCTGAGGACGGCTCAGCCGCGCTAGGGCGTCGAGGACGGCTCGGGCTCGACGCCCGTGCCGACGATGACCGTGATGGTCGAGCCCGACAGCGGCTGGTCGGTGACCTCGGTCGCCTCGACGCCGATCGCCTGCGCGATGCCGAGGGCGGCCGCCTCGAGGTCGGCGCCCTGGTAGTAGACGGTCGTCGCATCGCGCTGCTCGCTCGCGTCGGCGACGGCTGCGACGGGCCAGCCGCCGCCCTGCAGCGTCGCGGCGACGGCGTCGGCCGCGCCGGCGCCGGAGGCGTCGAGCACCGTGATCGTCGTGCCTTCGGGCAGCGCCGCGGGGTCGGTGATCGGCTCGGGACCCGTCGGCACGCTCGTGTCGACGCTGCCGACCTGCAGCAGCTGCAGGGCGCCGAGGCCGCCCACCACGAGCAGGACGCATGCGGCGGCCGCGACGATGGCCGTCATCCACCACCGCCACCAGCTGCGCTCGGTGGAGCGGTGCACGCCCACGCGGCCCATGCGCGGAGCGCCGTCGAAGCGGTCGGTCACGAGGCCTCCCCACGATCGCGGATGCGCTGGAGCCTGCGCACGAGCATGGCGTCGTATCGCAGGGCGGCCTCCGTGTCGATGAGCGCGTTGAGCAGCTGGTAGTAGCGGGTCGTGGACCATCCGAACCGTGCGCGGATCGCGCTCGCCTTCGCTCCCGCGTGCGTGCGTGCCGAACCCTCGAAGTCGAGGATCGACCGTTGCAGCGCCGTGAGATCGTCGGCGTCCTCCGGCTCGGACATGACCACCGATCATACCTTCGCCGACGGCGTAGGCCGTGCCGCGTCATGCGGGCTGCACGGCGCGTAGCATCGAGGCATGAGCGACTTCCAGGCCCCGTCCGACGACCAGTGGCGCGAGCGCCTCTCGCCGGAGGCGTACCAGGTGCTGCGCGAGGCAGGCACCGAGCGCCCCTGGACCGGTGCGCTGCTCGACGAGAACCGCCACGGCGTGTACTCGTGCGGCGCGTGCGGCCAGGAGCTCTTCAGCGACGAGGTGAAGTTCGACTCCGGCTGCGGCTGGCCGAGCTTCTACCAGGCCGACCCCGGCGCCGTGACGCTCATCGAGGACACGTCGCTCGGCATGACGCGCACCGAGGTGCGCTGCTCGCGCTGCGGCAGCCACCTGGGCCACGTCTTCGACGACGCCCCGCAGACGCCGACGGGCGACCGGTTCTGCATGAACTCGATCGCGCTCGACTTCACGCCGAAGGCCTGACGCCTCCGCGCCGTCAGGCCGCTGCGGGCGGCCGACGGCGCACGGTCGACACCGCGACGCCCGCGATCGCGAGGCCGGCGCCGACGTACGACAGCACCGACACGGGATGCCCCGACGTCGGAGCGACGAGGTCGAGCGCGAGCGCCATGACGACCTGGCCCGCGATCGACGCGAGCCCGAGCGCGAGCACGCCGATGCGATGCACCGCCACGGCTGCGATCGCGATGAAGACGCAGCCGAGCGGACCGCCGAGGTAGAGCCACCACTCGGCAGGCAGCGGCTGCAGCTCGACGCCGGATGCGAGCCGCACGGCCACGACGACCGCGAGGGCGAGCGTGCCGACGAGGAAGTTCGACGTCGTCTGCGTGAGCGCCGACTGCGTGTGGTGGTGCACCTGGCCCGCGAACGCCTGCTGCAGCGCGATGAGCATGCCCGCGACGAGCGGCAGCAGCACGAGCAGCATCGACGACGACTGGAAGCCGCCGGCCGCGGCGCCGACGCCGACGGCGGCGATCGTCACGAGCGCGCCGAGCACGCGCTGCGGCGTGATGCGCTTCGCCGCGAGCACGCCGATGCCCATGCGATCGACCGCGAGGCCCGAGAGCGTCTGACCGGCGACGATGCCGACCGTGAACAGCGCGACGCCGAGCGTCGGCACCGCGAGGCCCTGCGACGCGACGACGACGGCGCCGAAGAGGCCCGTGAGCGCGTACCACCAGCGCAGCCGCCCCTCGCGCAGCGCGACGACCATGCGGCGCGCGCCCGCGCGGCCGGCGGGCAGCACGAGTGACAGCAGGCCGACGAGCGTCAGACCGAGGCCGAACGAGATGAGCGCAGCGGTGGTGCCGTCGCCGATCCGCACGGCGAGCTCGCCGTTGACGCGGCTCTGCGCCGCCATGGCGAGGCCGCCCACGAAGGCGGCGAGGATCCACACGAGACGCACCGACCCAGCCTACGCGCGGCACGTGCCCGCACCGGCACCCCGCGCGCTCGGCGGGGCCGCGAGCGTGCGAGGATGCTGCGAGCGCCTCCTTAGCTCATCAGGTAGAGCACCGCACTTGTAATGCGAAGGTGGCCGGTTCGAGTCCGGCAGGAGGCTCGACATCGCTGACGCGGTCTTGGAATCACCTCGCTCCCCCACCCGCTGGTCGAGGAGGCCCCGAGCGCAGCGAGGAGCCGTCACGAGACCACGCGACGTGCCCGCTCGACGCGACCATGCGCGTGACCGAGCAGGAGCGGCGCTCACGTGGTCTCGTGACGCGTGCTCGCTGCGCTCGCGCGCTCCTCGACCAGCTGGCGGGAAGCCTCGCCGCGCCGCGCCAGCGACGGGCGCCGAGCGTCAGCCCTCGGCGACGAACGCCGCGAAGGCCGCCGCGTCGGCGACGTCGCCCGAGTACAGGCGGTCGCCCACGTAGACGCTCGGCACGCCGCCGAGGGGCTGTCCGCCGGGCAGCGCACCCTCGAGCGCGCGCTCGGTCGCCTGCCGCGTCCACCACGCGAACGTGCCCTGCGTCACGCAGTCGCCCGCGCCGTCGACCGCCTCGTCGGCGAGCTCGACGACGCCGGCCGCGTCGAGGTCGACGTTGCGCTCGAGCATCGCCTGCAGGAACGGCAGCGCCGCACCGGCATCCTCGTCGGCGACGCACGCGAGCGCGGCGACGCCGATCGACGACGCGTAGCCCGACTCGACGGTGTCGCCGATCGCCACGGGCACGTATGCGATCGTCGCGGTGCCGTCGGCCGCCCACGCGTCGAGCTGGTCGCCGTTCGCCTCGAGGAAGCGCGCGCAGTACTCGCACGTCGGGTCGACGACGACCGTCACGACCGTGCCGTCGCTCGGCAGCGCGTCGGGCTCGCCATCGGCGGGCACGGCATCCTGCGCCACGACGCCGTCGGCGTCGACGACGAGCGCGTCGGCGAGGTTCGCCGGGCCGTCGGCCGCCTCGAGGCGGGCGATCTGGCCGCCGATCGTCTCCTGCAGCGACTCGACGTCGGCGTCCTGCACCATCCACCGCCCCGACCACAGCACGGGCACGTCGTGCAGCAGGGCGCCGGTGCGCAGCCGCGACGCCTGCGCGTCGTCGGCCGCGAGGGTCAGCACCGTGTCGGTGCCGCACGTCGCGACCGCGGGGTCGTCGGCGGATGCGCGGTACTGCTCCACGAGATCGGTGCACGTGCCGCCGGCGTCGACGTACGCCGCCGACAGCTCGCCGAGCGACTCGGGCCCGATGGGCTCGACGCCCTGCGCGCAGCCGGCGACGAGCAGCAGCGCCGCGCACCCGACCAGGCCGGCGCCGGCCCGTCGGGTGCGCAGGCGCATCAGCCCTCGCTCGGAGCGGGCGTGGCCTCGCTGGGCGCCGGGGTCTCCTCGGTCGAGGAGCCGCCGCTGACCTGGCCGAGCGCCGCCTGCACGAACGCGGTGAACGAGGCGCCGTCGCCGGGCTGGCCGCGGTACTGCTCACCGTTCACGAGCACCGTCGGGGTGCCGGTGATCTGCACGCCGTCCTCACCCGACGGGCCGGGCTCGAGCTGCGCATCCTGCGTGGCCCGCTCGACCCACGACTCGAACTGCACCGACTCGACGCACTCCGTGAAGGCGGCGTTCGTGTCGACGCCCGCCTGCTCGGCGAGGCCGATGAGCTCGTCGTCGGTGAGGCCCTCGGTGTTCTCGCCCGGCTGGTTCTCGTACATGAGCGTGTTCCACGCGTAGAAGCTGTCGGGCGACGCCTCGGCGACGCACGCGGCGGCGTTCGCGGCGCGCGTCGAGTACTCCTCGCCGAGCGACAGCCGGTCGAGGAACGACACGGGGTGGTACTCGACCGTCGCGACCCCATCCGAGATCAGCTGGTCGATCGTCTCGCCGTTCGTGGTCTCGAAGAGGCCGCAGTACGGGCAGAGGTAGTCCTGGTAGATGACGATCTGCACGACGTCGTCGCGCTCGTCGGTCGCCACGGGCGCCTCGTCGGCGGCGAGCGCCGGCGTCGTCTCGGCGACGTAGCCCTGGCCGACGACGATGCCGTCGGACGCCATGTTCTCGGGGCCGGGCCCCGGCGGGCGGATGGCGTTGACGATCACGAGCGTGACGATCGCCACGATCGCGACCGCACCCACGAGGATGCCGCCGATCGTGAGCCCCCTCTTCAGGCGCTCGTCGCGCTGGCGCTTCTGCTGCTGCGCCTTGGCAGCCTCGCGTGCCTGCGTGCGTCGCTCGTTCTTCGTGAGTCGTCGATCGTTCGTCATCGGTCCTCGTCGGTGTCGTGGGGCCGCACACCAGGATACGGGCGAACGCTATGAACTTCCGCCGCGCCTGTGCCAGAGTGTCAGCACACGGGACTACGAGGTCCCGCTTCCATTCACGAAGGATCGTCCGGCACGTACCTGCCGGTGAAGGAGGATGACGATGGCGTCTGTCACGTTCGACAAGGCAACCCGTCTCTACCCGGGTGGCACCCGTCCCGCAGTCGATGCGATCGACCTGGAGGTGGCAGACGGCGAGTTCCTCGTCCTCGTCGGCCCCTCCGGCTGCGGCAAGTCCACGACCCTGCGCATGCTCGCAGGGCTCGAGGAGGTGAACGACGGTCGCATCCTCATCGGCGACCGCGACGTCACCGACATGCCTCCCAAGGACCGGGACATCGCGATGGTGTTCCAGAACTACGCCCTCTACCCCCACATGACCGTGGCGGAGAACATGGGCTTCGCGCTCAAGATCGCGGGCGTCGGCAAGGACGAGCGCGCCGAGCGCGTGCTCGAGGCTGCGAAGCTGCTCGACCTCGAGCCGTACCTGTCGCGCAAGCCGAAGGCCCTCTCGGGTGGTCAGCGTCAGCGCGTCGCCATGGGTCGCGCCATCGTGCGCCAGCCCCAGGTGTTCCTCATGGACGAGCCGCTGTCGAACCTCGACGCGAAGCTGCGCGTGCAGACGCGCACGCAGATCGCGTCGCTGCAGCGTCGCCTGGGCGTCACGACGGTCTACGTCACGCACGACCAGACCGAGGCCCTCACGATGGGCGACCGCATCGCGGTGCTCAAGGACGGCATCCTGCAGCAGGTCGGCTCGCCGCGCGACCTGTACGCGAGCCCCGCGAACGTGTTCGTGGCCGGCTTCATCGGCAGCCCGGCGATGAACCTGCTGCAGCTGCCGACGAACGACCAGGGCGTGCTGTTCGGCGACCACGTCGTGCCGATCCCCCGCGAGACGCTCGCGAAGGCGAAGCAGATCACGGTCGGCATCCGCCCCGAGGACCTCACGATCTCGACGTCGGGCCCCGGCCTGCCGCTCAAGGTCGACCTCGTCGAGGAGCTCGGCGCCGACGGCTACCTGTACGGCACGGCGCAGTCGTCGAAGATCGTCGACGTCTCCGAGGCGGTCGACACCGAGGCGGAGGCGACGGAGGGCGTGAGCCTCGTCGCCCGCGTCGACGGCCGCAACCACCCGCACATCGGCGACCAGGTGTTCGCGGTGCCCGACGCGTCGCACCTGCACCTGTTCGACGCGGAGTCGGGCGAGCGCCTCTAGCGCGCAGCATCCACGCACGAGCGGGGCGGGACCGGATGGTCCCGCCCCGCTTCGTCGTGTCGGGGCCAGTCAGTCGCGCGCGGCCTCGACGGCGGCCTCGAAGGTCGCCTCGTCGGTGGCGTCCTGCACGATCTGCCCATCGACGATGACCGTGGGCGTGCCCGTGAGCGGCACCGTCTGCCCGGGCAGCGACGTGTCGGTCGCCGCATCGGTCGACGCCTCGACGAACGGCGCGAAGGCGATGGTCGTGACGGCGACCGTCAGCGCCTCCGACTGCGCGCCGGCCTCGGCGGCGATCGCGAGCAGCTCGTCGTCGGAGTGCCCCGTCGTCTGCTCCCCCGGCTGGTCGGCGAAGAGCGCGCGGATGACGGCGGGCGTCGCCTCGGGGTGCAGGGACGCGACGGCGGCGACGAGGTTCGCGGCGCGCGTCGAGTACTGCGTGCCCTGCGACTGGCCGTCGAGGAACGACACGGGATGGATCTCGAGCGCGACGTCGCCGGCCGCGACCGCATCCTCGAGGTATCGGCCGTTCGCCGCGAAGAAGAGGCCGCAGTACGGGCACAGCAGGTCGACGTAGGCGACGACGTGCACGCGGTCGCCGACGTCGGTCGCGGCGACCGGCGTCGGCGTCGGGCCCGCCTGCGACGTCGACGCGACGCCCTCGTCGGTCTGCAGCACGCCATGGCTCGCCATGTTCGCGGGGAAGCCCGCCGCGAGCACCGGTGCGGGGTCGGAGGCCGAGGGCACGGGCGCGACGGCGGGCGGCAGCACGACGCAGCCCGCGAGCACGAGCGCGGCGAGGGATGCGGTGACGACGGCGGCGAGTCTGCGCATGCTCGGCACGATAGGCCACGCGCATCCACGCGTCCTCAGTAGGCTCGGGGGCATGAGCGGCAACCTCCGCATCACGTCCGCGCTCATGGACGCGACCCTGCTCGAGATGCCCTGGCACCTCCCCCTCGACCAATGGCCCGACGACGTCGTCGTGACGCTGCCGAAGGGCATCTCCAGGCACCTCGTGCGCTTCGCCCACCTCTCGGGGCGCGTCGTCGCGCTCAAGGAGACGAGCGACGAGATGGCGCGCGGCGAGTACGACATGCTGCGCAGGCTCGGGCGGCTGCAGGTGCCGTGCGTCGAGCCGCTCGCGGTCGTCGCCGGTCGCGTCGACGAGCACGGCGAGCCGCTCGAGACGATCCTCGCGACGCGGCACCTGAAGTTCTCGATGCCGTACCGCGCGCTGTACTCGGGCTCGCTCAAGGTCGCGACGGCGCAGCGCCTCGTCGACGCGCTGGCGCTGCTGCTCGTGCGCCTGCACCTCGTGGGCTTCTTCTGGGGCGACGTCTCGCTGTCGAACACGCTCTTCCGGCGCGACGCCGGCGCGTTCGCGGCATACCTCGTCGACGCCGAGACCGGCAAGCTCTACCCCGGCGGCCTCTCGCGCGGCCAGCGCGAGAACGACCTCGAGATCGCGCGCGTGAACATCGCGGGCGAGCTGCTCGACCTGCAGGCGGGCGGCAGGCTGGACGAGGGCCAGGACCCCGTCGACGTCGCGGGCTCGATCGTGGCGCAGTACCGCGAGCTCTGGGCGCAGCTCACCGAGGTCGAGCAGTTCGACCAGGCCGAGCGGTGGCGCATCAACGAGCGCGTCGAGCGCCTCAACGCGCTCGGCTTCGACATCGACGAGCTGCAGATCCGCACGGATGCCGACGGCACGAGCGTGCGCATCCAGCCGAAGGTCGTCGACGCCGGCCACCACCACCGGCGCCTGCTGGGGCTCACGGGCCTCGACGCCGAGGAGAACCAGGCGCGGCGCATGCTCAACGACCTCGATCAGTACGCGGCGGCGCAGCGGCGACGCGGCGACGACGCCGACGACGAGCAGCTCGCGCACGACTGGCTCGTGTCGCGCTTCGAGCCCATCGTGCAGGCGGTGCCGCGGCACCTGCGCGGACGCCTCGAGCCCGCGGAGGTGTTCCACCAGGTGCTCGAGCACCGCTGGTACATCGCCGAGCGCGAGTCGCGCGGCGTGCCGCTCGCCGAGGCCGTGCAGTCGTACATCGTCGACGTGCTCGAGCACCGGCGCGACGAGGCGGCGGTGCTCGAGGTGTCGACGCAGACCGTGCCCATCCCGATCATCGGCCCCAACGGGCAGCCGATCGGCGACGAGGACCTCGAGGTCGACTGGCGCGACCTCGTCTGAGGCTCAGCCCTTGCGGCGCTTCGCGACCTCGTAGAGCGTCACGGAGGCGGCGATGCCGGCGTTGAGCGACTCGGTCGCTGCCGAGATCGGGATCGACACGATCGCGTCGCACGTCTCGGCGACGAGGCGCGACAGGCCCTTGCCCTCGCTGCCGACGACGATCGCGAGCGGGCCGTCGGCCAGCTCGAGCTCGTGCAGGTCGACGTCGCCGCCGCCGTCGAGGCCGATGACGAAGACGCCCTCGGACTTCAGCTCCTCGAGCGTGCGCGTGAGGTTCGCGGCCATGGCGACGGGCGTGCGCGCCGCGGCACCCGCCGACGTGCGCCATGCCGACGCCGTCACGCCGACCGAGCGACGCTGCGGCACGACGACGCCGTGGGCGCCGAACGCGGCGGCCGAGCGGATGATCGCGCCCAGGTTGCGCGGGTCCGTGATGCCGTCGAGCGCGACGATGAGCGCCGGCTCCTTCGCCTTCGCGGCACGGTCGAGCAGGTCGCCGGGGTGCGCATACTCGTACGCGGGCACCTTGATCGCGATGCCCTGGTGCACGGTGTCGGGGCCCGACATGCGATCGAGCTCGGGGCGCATGACCTCGAGGATCGGGATCTGGCGCGACGTCGCGATCTTCAGGATCTCCTGCACGCGCTCGTCGACCTCGATGCGCGCGGCGACGTAGAGCGCCGTCGCGGGGATGCGGGTGCGCAGCGCCTCGAGCACGGCGTTGCGGCCCGTGACGAGCTCGGAGTCGTCCTTCGCGCTCGACGGCTTGCGGTGCCGCGGCGGCTGCGGCGAGCCGCCGCCGCGCGCCTTCGCGGCGGCGAGGCGCTCCTGCGCGATCTTGCGCTTGCCCGCCGGGTGCCAGGCGCGGTCCTCGGCCTTCGGCGTCGGGCCCTTGCCCTCGAGCGAGCGACGGCCCTTGCCGCCGGTGCCCTTCGTGGCGCCCTTCTTGCCTCGGGGCCGCTGCGGCTTGTTGTTGCTGCTGCTCATGCGATGCTCCAGATGGTGTCGTCCTTGCCGTCCGCCACGGCGATGCCCGATGCTGCGAGGGCGTCGCGGATGCGGTCGGCGGCTGCGAAGTCTCGTGCGTCGCGCGCGGCGCGACGGTCGGCGATGAGCGTCTCGACGAGGCGGCCGAGCGCGGCATCCGCCGCTCCCCCGCCCGTCGGGCCCCATGCCGGGTCTGCGGGGTCGAGGCCCAGCACGCCCAGCATGCCGCGCACCGACGACGCGGCGGCGAGCGCCGCATCCGTCTCGCCCGCGTCGATCGCGGCGTTGCCTGCGCGCACGGCGTCGTGCAGCGCGGCGACGGCCTGCGGGGTCGAGAGGTCGTCGTCCATGGCGGCGGCGAACGCATCCGGCACCGCGCCGACCGCGACGTCGCCGAGGCGCCCCGCGCGCTCGAGGAAGCCCTCGATGCGCGTGAACGCGGCCTCGGCCTCGGCGAGCGAGCCGTCGGCGAGCACGCCCTCGACGGTGCGGATGTCGATGGCCGAGCGGTAGTGCGGCGTGGCGAGGAAGTAGCGCACGACGATGGGCCTGGCGGATGCGAGCAGGTCGTGGGCGAAGATCGAGTTGCCGAGCGACTTCGACATCTTCTCGCCGTCGACGTTCACGGTGCCGTTGTGGCTCCACACGCTCGCGAAGTCGAGGCCCGCGGCGGTCGACTGGGCGAGCTCGTTCTCGTGGTGCGGGAAGCGCAGGTCGAGGCCGCCGCCGTGCACGTCGAACGCGTCGCCGAGGTAGCGGCGCGCCATCGCCGAGCACTCGATGTGCCAGCCGGGCCGGCCGTCGCCCCACGGCGAGGCCCACGAGGCCGTCGTCGGCTCGTCGGCCTTCGACGCCTTCCAGAGGGCGAAGTCGCGGGTGTCGCGCTTGCCGCGCGGGTCGGCGTCGCCCGCGGGCTCGAGGTCCTCGAGGCGCTGGCGCGTCAGGGCGCCGTACTCGGGCCACGAGCGCACGTCGAAGTAGACGTCGGCCGAGCCGTCGAGCGCCGCGTACGCGTGCCCGCGCTCGATGAGCGTCTGGATGAGCTCCTGCATCTGCGGGATCGACGCCGTCGCGCGCGGCTCGTACGTGGGCGGCAGGATGCCGATCGCCCGGTACGCAGCCGTGAACTCGAGCTCGATGCGGTACGCGAGGGCGAACCACGACTCGTCGTCGGTCGCGTTCGCGAGCACCTTGTCGTCGATGTCGGTGACGTTGCGCACCAACGTGGTGCGCAGCCCGCGGTGCTCGAGCCAGCGACGCCACACGTCGTACGCGAGCGCGCTGCGCAGGTGCCCGACGTGGGGGCTCGACTGCACCGTCGGCCCGCACACGTAGAACGACACCTCGCCCGCGCGCACGGGCGCGAGGTCGACGGTGCGCTGCGCGCGCGAGTCGTGGATGCGGATGGTCACCGTGAGAGCCTACGGTGCGCACGGCGTCGCTGCGCTCGCACGGGCGCCGCGGGACGTAGGATCGGCGCACGCCGTCTCGATGAGGGAGTCCGATGCCGTCCGCCCGCTCGCAGGAGATGCTCGTGCGAGCAGCGACCCTGTACTACGTCGACGGGCTGTCGCAGGCGGAGGTCGCCGATGCGATCGGCGTCTCGCGCTCCAACGTCTCGCGCGTGCTCGCGGAGGCGCGCAAGGCGGGCATCGTCACGATCACGATCACGGATCCCTTCGGTCGCGCCTCCGACCTCGAGACGCTGCTGCAGCAGCGCTTCGGGCTGCGCGAGGTGCGCGTGGCGCGCGGCTCCGACGACGACCTGGGCCGCGTGGGCCTGCTCGGCGCGGAGTGGCTCGAGCGCGAGCTGCCGCACGAGGGCGCGATCGCGCTGTCGTGGGGTGCGAGCGTGCAGGCGGTCGTGGATGCGGTCGAGCCGGGCCGCTCGCGGCCGCGCCTCGAGGTGCTGCCGCTCGTGGGCGGCCTGTCGATCGTCGACTCCGCGCAGGACGGCAACGTGCTCGTGCGCTCGCTCGCGACGAGGCTCGGCGCGAACCACCGTCGCCTCTACGCCCCCGCCGTCGTCGAGTCGGCGACGCTGCGCGACGGCCTGCTGCGCGAGTCGACCATCGGCTCGGTGCTCGAGTCGGCGGCCGCGGCGCAGATCGCGATCGTCGGCATCGGCGTCGTCGGCTCCGGCGCCTCCGCGGCGATCGTCGAGTCGACGAACCTGTCGGCCGACGAGCAGGCGTCGTTCGAGGCGTCCGGCGCCGTCGGCGACTGCTGCACGCGCTTCTTCGACGCCGCGGGCCACCACGTCGACTCCCCCGTCGATCGCCGCGTCGTCGCGATCGAGCTCGACGCGCTGCAGGGGGTCGAGACCGTCGTCGCCGTCGCGGTCGGCGGCCGCAAGGCACCCGCGGTGCGCGCGGCCCTCGCAGGCGGTCTCGTCGACGTGCTCGTGATCGACGAGCCGCTCGCGACCGCGCTGCTCGCCGAGGCGTAGGCGCCCGGCCGACAGCGTCCGACCGTCGCCAGACGCCGCGAACCCATGCGCGAACGGCTCGGACACCGGGCAGCGCGCCTACAGCCGTCAAGGCCGCAGGTTCGCTAGTCCACCCAGTGCAGCGTTTCGTCGTCGATCCAGGCCTCGTCGCCGTCGAGTACAACCTCGGCTTCGAACTGAACTGTTGAAGTGAAGTCGACTTCGATCATCGGATCGTCAAGGTCGCCATTGACCCAATCGACCTCGCTCGCGTTGTCCAGCAAGAACTCTTCGGACCGCATGTACCCAGAAATGGAGATCTCAGCCGTGGCTTCGACCCTGGGAGAAGTCGGATCAACGACCCCCTCAATGG
The sequence above is a segment of the Agrococcus jejuensis genome. Coding sequences within it:
- a CDS encoding cold-shock protein yields the protein MPSGTVKWFDREKGFGFIVVDESAAEVFVHYRDIRMDGFRVLAEGQRVDFDLDGGERPQAREVVPGEPRR
- a CDS encoding LytR C-terminal domain-containing protein: MTDRFDGAPRMGRVGVHRSTERSWWRWWMTAIVAAAACVLLVVGGLGALQLLQVGSVDTSVPTGPEPITDPAALPEGTTITVLDASGAGAADAVAATLQGGGWPVAAVADASEQRDATTVYYQGADLEAAALGIAQAIGVEATEVTDQPLSGSTITVIVGTGVEPEPSSTP
- the rlmB gene encoding 23S rRNA (guanosine(2251)-2'-O)-methyltransferase RlmB; the protein is MSSSNNKPQRPRGKKGATKGTGGKGRRSLEGKGPTPKAEDRAWHPAGKRKIAQERLAAAKARGGGSPQPPRHRKPSSAKDDSELVTGRNAVLEALRTRIPATALYVAARIEVDERVQEILKIATSRQIPILEVMRPELDRMSGPDTVHQGIAIKVPAYEYAHPGDLLDRAAKAKEPALIVALDGITDPRNLGAIIRSAAAFGAHGVVVPQRRSVGVTASAWRTSAGAAARTPVAMAANLTRTLEELKSEGVFVIGLDGGGDVDLHELELADGPLAIVVGSEGKGLSRLVAETCDAIVSIPISAATESLNAGIAASVTLYEVAKRRKG
- a CDS encoding DUF3263 domain-containing protein, producing MSEPEDADDLTALQRSILDFEGSARTHAGAKASAIRARFGWSTTRYYQLLNALIDTEAALRYDAMLVRRLQRIRDRGEAS
- a CDS encoding DsbA family protein, whose amino-acid sequence is MRLRTRRAGAGLVGCAALLLVAGCAQGVEPIGPESLGELSAAYVDAGGTCTDLVEQYRASADDPAVATCGTDTVLTLAADDAQASRLRTGALLHDVPVLWSGRWMVQDADVESLQETIGGQIARLEAADGPANLADALVVDADGVVAQDAVPADGEPDALPSDGTVVTVVVDPTCEYCARFLEANGDQLDAWAADGTATIAYVPVAIGDTVESGYASSIGVAALACVADEDAGAALPFLQAMLERNVDLDAAGVVELADEAVDGAGDCVTQGTFAWWTRQATERALEGALPGGQPLGGVPSVYVGDRLYSGDVADAAAFAAFVAEG
- a CDS encoding DMT family transporter: MRLVWILAAFVGGLAMAAQSRVNGELAVRIGDGTTAALISFGLGLTLVGLLSLVLPAGRAGARRMVVALREGRLRWWYALTGLFGAVVVASQGLAVPTLGVALFTVGIVAGQTLSGLAVDRMGIGVLAAKRITPQRVLGALVTIAAVGVGAAAGGFQSSSMLLVLLPLVAGMLIALQQAFAGQVHHHTQSALTQTTSNFLVGTLALAVVVAVRLASGVELQPLPAEWWLYLGGPLGCVFIAIAAVAVHRIGVLALGLASIAGQVVMALALDLVAPTSGHPVSVLSYVGAGLAIAGVAVSTVRRRPPAAA
- a CDS encoding DsbA family protein, which codes for MTNDRRLTKNERRTQAREAAKAQQQKRQRDERLKRGLTIGGILVGAVAIVAIVTLVIVNAIRPPGPGPENMASDGIVVGQGYVAETTPALAADEAPVATDERDDVVQIVIYQDYLCPYCGLFETTNGETIDQLISDGVATVEYHPVSFLDRLSLGEEYSTRAANAAACVAEASPDSFYAWNTLMYENQPGENTEGLTDDELIGLAEQAGVDTNAAFTECVESVQFESWVERATQDAQLEPGPSGEDGVQITGTPTVLVNGEQYRGQPGDGASFTAFVQAALGQVSGGSSTEETPAPSEATPAPSEG
- a CDS encoding DsbA family protein, with amino-acid sequence MRRLAAVVTASLAALVLAGCVVLPPAVAPVPSASDPAPVLAAGFPANMASHGVLQTDEGVASTSQAGPTPTPVAATDVGDRVHVVAYVDLLCPYCGLFFAANGRYLEDAVAAGDVALEIHPVSFLDGQSQGTQYSTRAANLVAAVASLHPEATPAVIRALFADQPGEQTTGHSDDELLAIAAEAGAQSEALTVAVTTIAFAPFVEASTDAATDTSLPGQTVPLTGTPTVIVDGQIVQDATDEATFEAAVEAARD
- the msrB gene encoding peptide-methionine (R)-S-oxide reductase MsrB, which gives rise to MSDFQAPSDDQWRERLSPEAYQVLREAGTERPWTGALLDENRHGVYSCGACGQELFSDEVKFDSGCGWPSFYQADPGAVTLIEDTSLGMTRTEVRCSRCGSHLGHVFDDAPQTPTGDRFCMNSIALDFTPKA
- a CDS encoding DUF4032 domain-containing protein, which gives rise to MSGNLRITSALMDATLLEMPWHLPLDQWPDDVVVTLPKGISRHLVRFAHLSGRVVALKETSDEMARGEYDMLRRLGRLQVPCVEPLAVVAGRVDEHGEPLETILATRHLKFSMPYRALYSGSLKVATAQRLVDALALLLVRLHLVGFFWGDVSLSNTLFRRDAGAFAAYLVDAETGKLYPGGLSRGQRENDLEIARVNIAGELLDLQAGGRLDEGQDPVDVAGSIVAQYRELWAQLTEVEQFDQAERWRINERVERLNALGFDIDELQIRTDADGTSVRIQPKVVDAGHHHRRLLGLTGLDAEENQARRMLNDLDQYAAAQRRRGDDADDEQLAHDWLVSRFEPIVQAVPRHLRGRLEPAEVFHQVLEHRWYIAERESRGVPLAEAVQSYIVDVLEHRRDEAAVLEVSTQTVPIPIIGPNGQPIGDEDLEVDWRDLV
- a CDS encoding ABC transporter ATP-binding protein; translation: MASVTFDKATRLYPGGTRPAVDAIDLEVADGEFLVLVGPSGCGKSTTLRMLAGLEEVNDGRILIGDRDVTDMPPKDRDIAMVFQNYALYPHMTVAENMGFALKIAGVGKDERAERVLEAAKLLDLEPYLSRKPKALSGGQRQRVAMGRAIVRQPQVFLMDEPLSNLDAKLRVQTRTQIASLQRRLGVTTVYVTHDQTEALTMGDRIAVLKDGILQQVGSPRDLYASPANVFVAGFIGSPAMNLLQLPTNDQGVLFGDHVVPIPRETLAKAKQITVGIRPEDLTISTSGPGLPLKVDLVEELGADGYLYGTAQSSKIVDVSEAVDTEAEATEGVSLVARVDGRNHPHIGDQVFAVPDASHLHLFDAESGERL